The following are from one region of the Bacteroidota bacterium genome:
- the ygiD gene encoding 4,5-DOPA dioxygenase extradiol, with product MALIPAAGSILDVKVFGSIALGFSNTARMPVLFLGHGSPMNAIEENEFVRGFRTVASEIASPQAILCISAHWETKGTFVTAMDHPRTIQDFGGFPQALFDVQYPAPGSALLAQTTKEMVTATEVGMDHQWGLDHGAWSVIKQMYPKANVPVVQLSLDYTKPPQYHYDLAVQLAALRSKGILIIGSGNMIHNLGLVAWDKLNEKEFGYDWALEAQASMKKFIHQKNHQSLINYNKHGRAFELSIPTPEHYLPLLYILALQDKDEQPQLFNDKAIGGSLTMTSVRIDKV from the coding sequence ATGGCCTTGATTCCTGCTGCCGGTTCTATTCTCGATGTAAAAGTATTCGGAAGCATTGCTTTGGGATTTAGTAATACTGCGCGTATGCCGGTATTATTTTTAGGTCATGGCAGCCCCATGAATGCGATTGAAGAAAATGAATTTGTTAGAGGCTTTCGTACCGTGGCATCTGAAATTGCATCGCCACAAGCCATCCTATGTATTTCGGCACATTGGGAAACTAAAGGAACTTTTGTTACGGCTATGGATCATCCACGAACGATTCAAGATTTTGGTGGTTTTCCACAGGCATTATTTGATGTGCAATACCCCGCTCCTGGTAGTGCGTTACTAGCGCAAACTACTAAAGAGATGGTTACAGCAACTGAGGTTGGTATGGATCATCAATGGGGCCTTGATCATGGAGCGTGGAGTGTAATAAAACAAATGTATCCCAAGGCAAACGTGCCGGTAGTGCAGTTGAGCCTTGATTATACAAAGCCTCCGCAATATCATTACGATCTTGCAGTGCAACTTGCTGCGCTGCGCAGCAAGGGAATTTTGATAATAGGAAGTGGCAATATGATACATAACCTTGGCCTCGTTGCCTGGGATAAATTAAACGAAAAGGAGTTTGGTTATGATTGGGCCTTGGAAGCACAGGCTAGTATGAAAAAGTTTATTCATCAAAAGAATCACCAATCGTTAATAAACTATAACAAACATGGCCGTGCATTTGAGTTGTCAATTCCTACTCCTGAACATTATTTGCCATTATTATATATACTTGCATTGCAAGACAAGGATGAACAACCTCAATTGTTTAATGATAAAGCAATAGGTGGAAGCCTTACTATGACATCAGTTAGAATCGATAAAGTTTAA
- a CDS encoding polysaccharide biosynthesis/export family protein produces the protein MRNLFFMGVVVIILSSCGKTINPSIMFKTPSDFPYTTDQTIGNVEYRIAPFDIIEFSLFSNDGEKLIERSISSGNPNASFNLSNNQAIERGIQYDVDLDGNVKLPQIGKIKIKEMTISEAEKMLEEKYSVYYKKPFAIVNVINRRVIVFTGTGGLGRVIPLQNENTTLIEAIAIAGGITQTGKARKIKLIRGDTRNPQIQLIDLSTVEGLRQSNLLLQANDIIYVEPVPRLSQGILAEVAPIVGIITSGLLIYNFINQINSK, from the coding sequence ATGCGTAACTTATTTTTTATGGGAGTGGTGGTAATTATACTAAGCAGTTGTGGCAAAACCATTAACCCAAGTATTATGTTTAAAACTCCAAGCGATTTCCCCTATACCACCGATCAAACAATAGGTAATGTGGAGTACCGAATTGCACCCTTCGACATAATTGAATTTTCGTTGTTTAGCAACGATGGTGAAAAGCTCATCGAGCGCTCCATATCCTCAGGAAATCCAAATGCCTCTTTTAACCTTTCAAACAATCAGGCCATAGAACGTGGCATACAATATGATGTAGATTTGGATGGCAATGTAAAACTTCCGCAAATTGGTAAAATAAAGATTAAAGAAATGACCATTTCGGAAGCTGAAAAAATGCTTGAAGAAAAATATTCGGTTTATTATAAAAAGCCTTTTGCAATTGTTAATGTTATAAATAGAAGAGTTATCGTATTTACTGGCACAGGTGGCTTAGGAAGGGTAATACCGTTGCAAAATGAAAACACAACACTGATAGAGGCAATAGCTATAGCTGGAGGAATAACACAAACAGGAAAAGCCAGAAAAATAAAGTTGATACGCGGTGATACACGAAACCCACAAATTCAACTTATTGATTTAAGTACAGTAGAGGGACTAAGGCAAAGCAATTTGCTACTACAGGCAAACGATATAATTTATGTAGAACCTGTACCAAGACTATCGCAGGGAATACTGGCCGAAGTTGCCCCCATAGTAGGAATCATAACGAGCGGATTACTGATCTATAATTTTATCAATCAAATTAACTCCAAATAA
- a CDS encoding valine--tRNA ligase — MSKHEIASKYDPAQVEDKWYAHWLEQKFFRSVPDEREPYTIVIPPPNVTGVLHMGHMLNNTIQDVLIRRARMMNKNACWVPGTDHASIATEAKVVAMLKEKGINKKDLTREEFLKHAWEWKEKYGGIILKQLEKLGASCDWERTRFTMEDDLSEAVIEVFIDLYRKGQIYRGVRMVNWDPQGLTAVSDEEVIRKEVMQKLYYVQYPVVDMEEHFNPDDADELNKKFETGNYITIATVRPETILGDTAVCVHPEDERYKKFHGKFVMVPFTGRKVPIICDDYVTIEFGTGALKVTPAHDANDYALGVKHKLQTIDVLNENGTMHERAGRYVNEDRFVARKKISKELETAGYLIKIEDYKSQVGYSERTDAAIEPKLSMQWFLKMDKVSQPALANVLNGNIKLVPDKYINTYKHWMANVHDWCISRQLWWGQRIPAWYTNDGEFVVAKTADEAIKLFSEKGITISAKDIAQDEDVLDTWFSSWLWPISVFDGFKDPANADINYYYPTNDLVTAPEILFFWVARMIIAGYEYRNERPFNNVYLTGIVRDKQGRKMSKSLGNSPDPIELMQKYSADGVRVGMLLCSPAGNDLLYDDSLCEQGRNFANKIWNAFRLIYGWEVDTEAQPTLLETQSVQWYRNKLSLVINELNEFYDKLRINDALLTSYKLLWDDFCAWFLEMVKPEYKDGQAAPVSQWLYNEAIKLFEDSIKLLHPFMPFITEELWHLARTRDTRECIVVSSWPTAVTADAKVIQDFEETSQVVIQIRNIRASKQLSPKDALQLMIKSKKSIAMEEMIKKLGNISGIDYVDAAIDNAATFIINQTEYFIPLSGKIDAASEREKIGKEIEYLKGFLKSLDAKLSNEKFTAKAKPEVIAMEQKKKSDAEGKIAILEKQLQGLG, encoded by the coding sequence ATGAGTAAGCACGAAATAGCAAGTAAATACGATCCAGCACAAGTAGAAGACAAATGGTATGCCCATTGGTTGGAGCAAAAATTTTTTCGCTCAGTACCTGATGAGCGTGAGCCATACACGATTGTAATACCTCCGCCTAATGTTACGGGTGTATTACACATGGGCCATATGCTTAATAATACGATTCAGGATGTGCTCATTCGCAGGGCACGCATGATGAATAAAAATGCCTGTTGGGTGCCGGGTACCGATCATGCTTCGATTGCTACCGAAGCCAAGGTAGTGGCCATGTTAAAAGAAAAAGGAATTAACAAAAAGGATTTGACACGGGAAGAATTTTTGAAACATGCATGGGAGTGGAAAGAAAAATATGGAGGCATCATACTAAAGCAACTTGAAAAACTTGGTGCGTCATGCGACTGGGAGCGCACGCGCTTTACCATGGAAGATGACCTGAGCGAAGCAGTAATAGAAGTATTTATTGACTTATATCGAAAAGGTCAAATTTATCGTGGAGTGCGGATGGTAAACTGGGACCCGCAAGGCCTAACTGCCGTTAGCGATGAAGAGGTTATTCGCAAAGAAGTAATGCAAAAACTTTATTACGTGCAGTATCCTGTGGTTGATATGGAAGAGCATTTTAATCCGGATGATGCGGATGAATTAAATAAAAAATTCGAAACGGGAAATTATATTACCATTGCCACCGTGCGACCAGAAACAATTTTGGGTGATACGGCAGTGTGCGTTCATCCCGAAGATGAACGCTACAAGAAATTCCATGGTAAGTTTGTTATGGTTCCTTTTACAGGAAGAAAAGTACCCATAATTTGTGATGATTATGTAACCATAGAATTTGGAACCGGTGCATTGAAAGTTACCCCTGCGCATGATGCCAATGACTATGCCCTTGGTGTAAAACACAAATTGCAAACGATTGATGTATTAAATGAAAACGGCACCATGCACGAACGTGCAGGGCGCTATGTGAATGAGGATAGATTTGTGGCACGCAAGAAAATATCTAAAGAGCTGGAAACTGCCGGGTACCTTATAAAGATTGAAGATTATAAAAGCCAGGTAGGTTATAGCGAACGCACCGATGCAGCCATAGAACCAAAGCTAAGTATGCAATGGTTTCTAAAAATGGATAAAGTATCGCAACCTGCACTAGCCAATGTATTAAATGGAAACATTAAGCTGGTGCCCGATAAATACATTAACACCTATAAACACTGGATGGCCAATGTGCATGACTGGTGCATATCGCGTCAATTGTGGTGGGGCCAACGTATACCGGCATGGTATACAAATGATGGCGAATTTGTGGTTGCTAAAACAGCCGATGAGGCAATAAAACTTTTTTCCGAAAAAGGAATTACGATCAGTGCAAAAGACATTGCGCAGGACGAAGATGTGCTTGACACCTGGTTTTCATCATGGTTATGGCCTATAAGCGTGTTTGATGGATTTAAAGATCCTGCTAATGCAGACATCAACTATTATTATCCAACCAATGATTTGGTTACTGCCCCAGAGATATTATTCTTTTGGGTTGCACGAATGATTATTGCAGGATATGAATACCGCAACGAGCGTCCTTTTAATAATGTTTACCTCACCGGCATTGTTCGCGATAAGCAAGGCCGCAAAATGAGTAAGTCGTTGGGCAATAGCCCCGACCCTATTGAATTGATGCAGAAATACAGTGCCGATGGCGTGCGTGTAGGCATGTTGCTATGCTCACCTGCAGGAAATGATTTATTATATGATGACAGCTTATGCGAACAGGGAAGAAATTTTGCCAACAAAATCTGGAATGCGTTTAGATTAATTTATGGCTGGGAAGTGGATACCGAGGCCCAACCAACCCTGCTCGAAACTCAGAGTGTGCAATGGTATCGTAACAAACTATCACTTGTAATTAATGAACTAAACGAATTCTATGATAAGTTACGCATCAATGATGCGCTGCTCACTAGTTACAAATTACTTTGGGATGATTTCTGCGCATGGTTTTTAGAAATGGTTAAACCCGAATACAAGGATGGACAAGCTGCACCGGTATCACAATGGTTGTATAACGAAGCCATTAAACTGTTTGAAGACTCTATCAAGTTGTTACATCCATTTATGCCATTTATTACCGAAGAGTTATGGCATCTTGCCCGCACACGCGATACGCGCGAATGCATTGTAGTTTCATCCTGGCCCACAGCCGTAACTGCTGATGCAAAAGTGATACAAGATTTTGAAGAAACATCGCAAGTAGTTATTCAAATTAGAAACATACGTGCTTCAAAGCAGTTGTCGCCCAAAGATGCTTTGCAATTGATGATTAAATCAAAGAAGTCAATTGCGATGGAAGAGATGATTAAGAAACTAGGCAACATTAGCGGTATAGATTACGTAGATGCTGCTATTGATAATGCAGCTACATTTATTATTAATCAAACTGAATATTTTATTCCATTATCCGGAAAAATAGATGCAGCCTCTGAGCGCGAAAAAATAGGCAAGGAAATAGAATACCTAAAAGGCTTTTTGAAATCGCTTGATGCTAAGCTTAGCAACGAAAAATTTACTGCCAAAGCCAAGCCTGAAGTAATTGCTATGGAGCAAAAAAAGAAATCGGATGCCGAGGGAAAAATTGCAATCTTAGAAAAGCAGTTGCAAGGATTAGGATAA
- a CDS encoding T9SS type A sorting domain-containing protein — MKNIYRQFFLAMLFVISFDLSHAQSDMWTWMNGSSGANASGVYGTKGVASSLNTPPAMYEACEWTDVQGNFWLYGGYNNSSQFYSDLWKFNPLTNEWTWVEGPGGTTNQIPLHGTLGIASTSNTPGARGWGFASWIDLNGYLWLFGGWSPALNGPMNDLWRYNIATNEWTWMHGSNTSNTTGNYGTYQVSSPSNDPPPRFECGTSWTDTNNNLWLFGGGDNGNINNNDLWKYDIATNSWTWMHGSSLIGAPGNYGTLGVATPSNTPGSRLNFAHWKDLTGNLWLMGGKTPNGFYNDMWMYNTNTLMWTWVNGNSNLNTAANYVSNCTSAISDMPGGRGENRYCWTDACGKFWMFGGANNSYGTFFNDLWQYDPALNLWRRINGSISSNQAGNYGIKGLAAATNFPSSRWGGNAAIDLQGNLWLFGGSENWPTFKNDVWRFVPDSTCGGCINVAQAPIINLQSSDTIFCEKQCINFTDLSTNNPTSWQWNFTGALPSTSTDQNPIGICYNNYGSFDVTLIACNSGGCDTLTLPGFINEYQIPAPSITQSGDTLFSSAAVSYQWFSVDSGSINGATNYYYIPTYTGSFYVIVTDTNECEGASSTIVITRVNNFENPNFQFEIIPNPFNDFIIVTLYLKNQTNKKVVVEIKNTLGQSVYNSELNNENNKYTKAINLSFLEKGIYFVEVVVDGNNLSKKIMKQ; from the coding sequence ATGAAAAATATTTATCGCCAATTTTTCCTGGCTATGTTATTTGTAATATCATTCGACTTGAGCCATGCACAATCTGATATGTGGACATGGATGAACGGAAGCAGTGGCGCAAATGCCTCAGGGGTTTACGGCACAAAGGGAGTAGCCTCTTCACTCAACACACCTCCTGCAATGTACGAGGCTTGTGAATGGACCGATGTGCAAGGAAATTTTTGGCTTTATGGAGGGTATAATAATTCGTCACAATTTTATTCTGACTTATGGAAATTTAATCCACTCACCAATGAATGGACTTGGGTTGAAGGACCCGGGGGAACAACAAACCAAATACCGTTACACGGCACATTGGGTATAGCATCCACATCCAATACCCCCGGAGCACGCGGCTGGGGCTTTGCCTCATGGATAGACTTAAATGGTTACTTATGGTTATTTGGTGGCTGGAGTCCTGCACTGAATGGCCCAATGAACGACCTCTGGCGTTACAACATAGCTACAAACGAATGGACATGGATGCATGGAAGTAACACGTCTAACACAACAGGGAATTATGGAACATATCAAGTGTCTTCGCCAAGCAACGATCCTCCACCACGATTTGAATGTGGAACAAGCTGGACCGATACAAATAATAATTTGTGGCTGTTTGGCGGTGGCGATAATGGTAATATTAATAATAACGATTTATGGAAATATGATATAGCAACCAATAGCTGGACATGGATGCATGGTTCGTCTTTAATAGGGGCACCGGGTAATTATGGAACATTAGGAGTAGCAACACCATCTAATACTCCTGGTTCGCGATTAAACTTTGCGCACTGGAAAGATTTGACAGGCAACCTTTGGTTGATGGGTGGTAAAACACCCAATGGATTTTATAACGATATGTGGATGTATAATACCAACACATTAATGTGGACATGGGTAAATGGAAATTCAAATTTAAATACTGCAGCCAACTATGTTTCAAATTGCACATCGGCAATTTCTGATATGCCCGGAGGACGTGGCGAAAACCGCTATTGCTGGACCGATGCTTGCGGAAAGTTTTGGATGTTTGGTGGTGCCAATAATAGTTATGGCACTTTCTTCAATGATTTGTGGCAATATGACCCAGCATTAAATTTATGGAGGAGAATAAATGGGAGTATCTCTTCCAATCAGGCTGGTAATTATGGAATTAAAGGCCTTGCGGCAGCGACAAATTTTCCATCTTCTCGATGGGGTGGCAATGCAGCTATCGATTTGCAAGGTAATCTTTGGTTGTTTGGGGGTTCTGAAAATTGGCCTACTTTTAAAAATGACGTATGGCGTTTCGTTCCTGATTCAACTTGTGGTGGTTGCATAAATGTTGCTCAAGCTCCAATTATAAACCTCCAATCAAGCGATACCATTTTTTGCGAAAAGCAATGCATTAATTTTACCGATCTTAGTACAAATAATCCTACATCGTGGCAATGGAATTTTACCGGTGCATTGCCCTCAACTTCGACCGACCAAAACCCAATTGGTATTTGCTATAACAACTATGGCAGCTTTGATGTTACGCTTATAGCCTGTAACAGCGGGGGTTGCGACACGTTGACTTTACCCGGCTTTATAAACGAATATCAAATACCAGCACCATCAATTACACAATCGGGCGATACATTGTTTTCGTCAGCAGCTGTTTCGTATCAATGGTTTAGTGTAGATAGTGGATCAATAAATGGTGCCACTAACTATTACTATATACCAACCTATACAGGAAGTTTTTATGTTATAGTAACAGACACGAATGAGTGTGAAGGTGCATCAAGTACTATTGTTATCACAAGGGTAAATAATTTTGAAAATCCCAATTTTCAATTTGAAATTATTCCCAATCCGTTTAACGATTTCATTATTGTGACCTTGTATTTAAAAAATCAAACTAACAAAAAAGTAGTAGTTGAAATAAAAAATACGTTGGGGCAAAGTGTTTACAATTCCGAATTAAATAATGAGAATAATAAATACACCAAAGCCATAAATTTATCATTTCTCGAAAAAGGAATTTATTTTGTTGAAGTGGTTGTAGACGGAAATAATTTGTCAAAGAAAATAATGAAGCAATGA
- the rfbC gene encoding dTDP-4-dehydrorhamnose 3,5-epimerase, giving the protein MLVEKFQIDGLLLLAPRIFEDNRGHFFESYNKLRFMEVGVTDDFVQDNESISQKNVLRGLHFQCPPYAQAKLIRVVQGSVLDVVVDLRNSSPSYGKHISFELTANKVQYLYIPVGFAHGFLTLEDNTIFQYKCSEYYKKEAESGIVWNDADLAIAWKISNPLLSEKDLDLPLFSKMVKVF; this is encoded by the coding sequence ATGCTGGTTGAAAAATTTCAGATAGATGGATTGCTTTTACTTGCACCGAGAATTTTTGAGGATAATCGCGGGCATTTTTTTGAATCTTATAACAAACTAAGATTTATGGAGGTAGGTGTTACAGATGACTTTGTTCAGGATAATGAGTCTATTTCGCAAAAAAATGTTTTGCGAGGGTTGCATTTTCAATGCCCACCTTATGCTCAGGCTAAGCTAATTCGTGTTGTGCAAGGCAGCGTGCTCGATGTGGTGGTAGATTTACGGAATTCATCGCCTTCCTACGGCAAGCATATCTCATTTGAACTTACTGCCAACAAGGTACAGTACCTTTATATTCCGGTTGGCTTTGCACATGGATTTTTGACATTGGAAGACAATACAATTTTTCAGTATAAGTGTTCAGAATATTATAAGAAAGAAGCAGAGAGTGGAATTGTTTGGAATGATGCTGATTTGGCTATCGCCTGGAAAATATCGAACCCACTCTTAAGCGAAAAAGATTTAGACCTACCATTGTTTTCCAAGATGGTTAAAGTCTTTTAA
- a CDS encoding polysaccharide biosynthesis tyrosine autokinase: MPKKKITQFNEDFDFRLFATIARKNVIWVMLFIGVCMLSGFLFIRYTQPTFEAASLIKISSENKANKILDISSNYLNDDRSRLASEMEMIRSKVIVERSLVRLPLDISYFLRGAVLDFEMYRSCPFYIGYEIKDSSIFGRAFNIEFVDKNNYTISYKNYDGKEELKATYKADTWVDLPALRIKVIPIDWPRILEHQATIKGGASYYFILNDMAALVRDYAAKLQLTVVNPEARTLQIKLQDYNGPKSSDVVNNIANEFINYDVERNNATANKVLEFINSTILNVELLMNNSEDSLQDFKKETKVFTPAGTITNLQNQFNALHQTLINAQLEYSIYDDLKKELSLSKEPNQMVLSLFGIRDEGGIGDLLEQLVMMMNEKNRMLAQTTSETSSYKLLDTQIQSTVSFIVRSIINQQEIINARIQATRKQIGEIEGLVNKLPEQEARFARLERLFNVNEKFYELLLEKKAEFSIIKAGYVAENIILEQAAAPRYPVSPKKPLILSTALLLGIFSSFILIVSKYLMYNEITSLDEIGQYTDAALLGIVPKYKRAIPISQLLVDKNPKSIISESFRSIRTNLQFINVEGPKKVMAVTSTISGEGKTFNAINLAGVIAFSGKRVIILDLDLRKPKIHLGFNAENLRGVSTILIGKDSVENCIIHSSLENLDFITAGPIPPNPSELILAARMDEMIVKLKESYDMIIIDLPPVGIVSDGIPIIQKVDYPIYIVRANYSRKMFIHNINKLMDENKISRLAVILNGVEMSKLKYGYGYGYSYGYGYGYGYGYGYGYGYGYYEEDAQDNSLMGRIKSSIPFLNKSDS; this comes from the coding sequence ATGCCTAAAAAAAAGATAACCCAGTTTAACGAAGATTTCGATTTTCGGTTATTTGCAACCATTGCACGCAAAAATGTAATTTGGGTAATGCTTTTTATCGGAGTTTGTATGTTGTCGGGTTTTCTATTCATCCGGTATACACAACCTACTTTTGAGGCGGCATCGTTAATAAAAATTTCGAGTGAAAACAAAGCAAACAAAATATTAGATATAAGTAGCAATTACCTGAATGACGATCGTTCGCGACTTGCAAGCGAAATGGAAATGATTCGTTCAAAAGTGATTGTAGAGCGCTCATTAGTCAGATTGCCGCTCGACATCAGTTATTTTTTGCGAGGTGCCGTTCTCGATTTTGAGATGTATCGTTCTTGTCCTTTTTATATAGGGTATGAAATTAAAGATTCAAGTATTTTTGGAAGAGCTTTTAATATTGAATTTGTAGATAAAAACAACTATACCATCTCGTATAAAAATTACGATGGCAAAGAAGAATTAAAAGCAACCTATAAGGCAGACACCTGGGTTGATTTGCCGGCACTGCGCATCAAAGTAATACCCATCGATTGGCCAAGAATATTGGAACATCAGGCAACAATAAAAGGAGGCGCTTCGTATTATTTTATCTTAAATGATATGGCAGCACTTGTGCGCGATTATGCTGCTAAGTTGCAACTAACAGTGGTAAACCCTGAAGCACGCACACTGCAAATAAAATTGCAGGATTATAATGGGCCTAAAAGTTCAGATGTAGTAAATAACATAGCCAATGAATTTATCAACTACGATGTTGAGCGAAATAATGCCACTGCCAATAAAGTACTGGAGTTTATTAATAGTACTATTTTAAATGTAGAGTTACTGATGAATAATAGCGAAGATTCATTGCAGGACTTTAAAAAGGAAACTAAAGTTTTTACACCAGCAGGTACTATTACCAACTTGCAAAATCAGTTTAATGCTTTGCATCAAACATTAATCAATGCGCAGTTGGAATACAGCATTTACGATGATCTAAAAAAAGAATTATCCTTGAGCAAAGAACCCAATCAAATGGTGTTGTCACTCTTTGGTATTCGCGATGAGGGAGGTATAGGAGATTTACTTGAGCAGTTAGTAATGATGATGAATGAAAAAAATCGCATGTTGGCACAAACAACAAGCGAAACCAGTTCGTATAAGTTGCTCGATACACAAATTCAGTCAACTGTAAGTTTTATTGTAAGGTCAATAATTAATCAGCAAGAAATTATTAACGCAAGAATTCAAGCTACACGCAAACAAATTGGAGAAATAGAAGGTCTTGTAAATAAGTTGCCGGAGCAAGAAGCTCGATTTGCCAGGCTTGAACGATTGTTTAATGTAAACGAAAAATTCTATGAACTCTTACTAGAGAAAAAGGCTGAGTTTTCAATTATTAAAGCAGGGTATGTAGCAGAAAATATTATACTTGAACAAGCAGCAGCGCCTCGCTATCCTGTTTCGCCAAAGAAACCATTAATTCTAAGTACCGCCTTATTGTTAGGTATTTTTTCAAGTTTTATTCTCATAGTGAGTAAGTACCTTATGTACAACGAAATTACCTCACTTGACGAAATTGGACAATATACCGATGCTGCATTATTGGGAATAGTTCCAAAGTATAAGCGCGCAATTCCTATTTCACAATTATTGGTTGATAAGAATCCCAAATCCATAATTTCGGAATCATTTAGGAGTATTCGAACTAACTTACAATTTATCAATGTAGAAGGCCCTAAGAAAGTAATGGCGGTAACTTCAACCATTTCAGGTGAAGGAAAAACGTTTAATGCTATTAATCTTGCTGGGGTTATAGCTTTTTCAGGAAAACGGGTAATAATTCTGGATCTCGATTTGCGCAAGCCTAAAATTCACCTTGGCTTTAATGCTGAGAATCTGCGTGGGGTTTCAACAATTTTGATAGGCAAAGATTCGGTAGAAAATTGCATTATCCATAGTTCGCTTGAAAATCTCGATTTTATTACTGCAGGCCCAATTCCTCCCAACCCTTCAGAGCTTATTCTTGCCGCACGCATGGATGAAATGATTGTTAAGCTTAAGGAAAGTTATGATATGATAATTATTGACCTTCCGCCTGTTGGAATAGTCAGTGATGGAATTCCAATTATTCAAAAAGTTGATTATCCAATTTATATTGTTCGAGCAAACTATTCTCGAAAAATGTTCATTCACAATATCAATAAACTAATGGATGAGAATAAGATTTCAAGATTAGCTGTTATATTGAACGGTGTCGAAATGTCGAAACTCAAATATGGCTATGGCTATGGGTATAGCTATGGCTACGGGTATGGCTATGGGTATGGCTACGGGTATGGCTACGGGTATGGCTATTACGAAGAAGACGCACAAGACAATTCCCTGATGGGAAGAATTAAGTCTTCAATTCCATTTCTTAATAAGAGCGACTCTTAA
- a CDS encoding YceI family protein, whose protein sequence is MKKNISVLTVLALVASTIFISCGGSGSETATTDSTATTAGEAMTLNVDPASSSVNWMGEMLGVYSHSGTVKLSSGEVMLAGTNVTGGKFTVDMKSINPTDSNYNAAEGHTADKLVGHLATGDFFAVDSIPTASFEITKVEGNVATGNLTVRGKTNEEQVKDITVTQEGDAYKVSGNLTFDRQKYGVAYKAAKDMVLSDNIALKIDLMARK, encoded by the coding sequence ATGAAAAAGAACATTTCAGTATTGACCGTGCTAGCATTAGTGGCAAGCACAATTTTTATCTCTTGTGGCGGAAGTGGAAGCGAAACAGCTACCACAGACTCTACAGCAACTACAGCTGGAGAAGCTATGACTTTGAATGTAGATCCTGCATCAAGTTCAGTTAATTGGATGGGCGAAATGCTTGGCGTTTATTCGCATAGCGGAACAGTAAAACTGAGCAGTGGCGAAGTTATGCTTGCTGGTACGAATGTAACCGGTGGTAAATTTACTGTTGATATGAAAAGCATTAACCCTACCGATAGCAATTACAATGCTGCGGAAGGTCATACTGCTGACAAGTTGGTGGGACATTTAGCAACTGGGGATTTCTTTGCTGTTGACAGCATCCCAACTGCTTCATTTGAAATCACAAAAGTAGAAGGCAATGTGGCAACCGGTAACCTAACAGTTCGTGGCAAAACCAACGAAGAGCAAGTTAAAGACATTACCGTTACCCAGGAAGGTGATGCTTATAAAGTTTCAGGTAACCTTACCTTCGATCGTCAGAAGTATGGTGTAGCTTACAAAGCTGCTAAGGATATGGTACTTAGTGATAATATTGCTTTGAAGATTGACTTGATGGCACGCAAGTAA